Below is a genomic region from Pseudochaenichthys georgianus chromosome 13, fPseGeo1.2, whole genome shotgun sequence.
AATTGGGCCGTAAAATGCTTCCAGAGCCTGATGGGGGACTGAGGCTCCTCCTGGTGCATGCTGGGAGAACTGCAGGAAGCTCAATAACTCAAAACCTCTTTTTTACTTATTCTTTTCCAGGTCAATATACGACTACTTCAGTCGCCCAGACGCCACTGTCGAGATCACGAGGTTACAGATTGGAAAGGTCAGACGTTTCCCTTGTGCCTCAAAATGTAACCAATCATAAGTTCCATTGAGTATTTGGGAGGAACTCCAGCCTTCGCACAGCTTGAACCCAGCACCACTCCCTCTCATTAGGATTCATATGCATTATCACGAGGCACATCTGCACATCCAAGAGAGAGGGGTGAACTGTTTTGTTGTAAGGATTTCTTTTTTCCTTTTGaaaattagcttttatttttaatgactgattttaaatgccattttcttaatgtctttcgtttttttgtaaagcactttgaattgccttgtgttgaaaagtgctatataaataaacttgccttgcctttgatGATTTCTAAAAGGGCTGCATTTGTGTTGTGCAATCCATTCTTAGGCACAGCTCCAAGAACCCTAACAAATATCTGAGAGACGCTTTCATCTGTTTTCCAGGATGTCAATACGCAGCTGAACTCAAAACCACAGATATGAGAAGCCGTAGGAAAGGAAATGTTCCCCGACATCCTCCAAACCACGCGATGGGATTTCTTGTTGAGACTCTGTCTGCCAGCAGAGCTCGATCCACTTGAAAAGTAAATGTCGGAGTCCGTAACGCAAACATACGACACCAGAGAGCCAGATCTATTCCTATTCACCCACTGGAGCTTGTGAAGGCCCAATAAGAGCAGCAGGCGCCATGCTGGATGATACGCTGCGATAGTCTTTGGTCGCACCAGCATTgtttagtccggttgaatcgaaccccgGCGCGTTTacccgcttggtgcggttcgtttgggtcggtgtgaacgcagcccGAGACCTCTGCAGTGAACTCAACAACCGCCTCaaagaggtggtctcggagcgctcgctagtgaactctggagcggttcatcgctggtgtgaacgcagtccgcacccaagcataggaagcgtagtatttacggATGCCTTCAAagtctttagcgaaagagtgaagcagaaggAAGTGTTGAACTGCGTCGTGTAAAGTccgctagtggagcctcgcagcggcaaaactgtaggtgcgccgcgtttgggggtacggggggtgctgcagccccctcagcacccccccttcccgcgtccatgGCTATGCTGATAGGTGTGAGAGACGACATTTAAAAGGACTCAATTTGATGCATCAGATCAGCTCTAACAAACATGGTCAGTTGGAAGTCATTTTACCTCAATTATAACTTTATGTGGACTTTAAGTAAACACTTTTTCTTACAGGGATCTTATCTCATCCTCCGTGtgtgcaaataaaaaacatctggtTTCAGCACCGGACAAGCTATCCGCGCAGAGTGTGTGAGATCCACCGGGAGCTTCAATGACACGCATGACGCAGGTGTGCGCTTACCTTCGTGGCCCTTCAGCGTGGTGATGGTGGAGTACGTCTGCGTCTCCAGCTTCAACAGCGTGATCGTACCCGAGAAGTCGCCGATGAAGGCGTGCTGCGTCTCGTGATCGTATCTGAGCGAGAGTCAGGGCTCAAACGGGTTCATACTCGGACATGCTTCACACACGGGGAGAGACTGAAGATATACTTCACTCATTACCCCCTGCATTCATATAGAAGATAGAGAACATACAATATGACATGGACCGGCTGGGAGGGGTTTGCAGTGGTCCATGAGGATTGAGattgttttagttaaatgtgttATTTGTGTACATAATGTAATTCTCCTTTAACAACAACTGTGTACATACAGTAGATGCATGTTGTAATTATGCGTACAATGCTTTGGCGATACCGTTTCCAGCGAATAGACACATTTTAGTTTGATAACGTCTTTATCTGTCTTTGATGCAGCAGTTATCATTAAAATAAGTCAGAACTTGAATATACTAAATGGCTGGGAAACTTCTAAACTATTCTACTCTGAAATAGTGTATATGTTtggtttgtaaagcactttgttttACCTTTTGTGTATGAAAGCGCCGTGTAAATAATCCTTAGATTTGACGATTTGAAATGCTCTTAACTTTGCCCATTATTTCCCCTTTATCATATATCTGTGATGTGTGTCTTACATATTTTAAACCAACGATTAAACTGATAAATGGAATGttttgggacttttttgtatTCAGGGTTGGATTATTTTTAGggtattttgttatttttttaatatatacttttattaatccccgtggggaaattgtttctctgcattcgacccatcctagtgttaggagcagtgtggggaacggtgccttgctcagggacacctcggtagcacttggtgttgccgggacttgaactggtccctatggacttcgccaccaccgcccgttGGTGTTAAAAGGTGTAAACAATAGCTTTTTGCTTCTACATGTTAAAATAACAAACCCTCTCCAGTGCTGGATGTGCTGGTAAGAAATAATTTAAGTGCTTTCTGTTTTGTGTCTCCATTCTAAAGCTTTGCTCATCCGGAATCCCATTACACACATCTCCATTCTGTCTTAGGATTCTACTTTTAACTACGAATACGTTCAGCCCGATGTGAGGATACTGCAGGCAGGAGGCCCAGGCGGTGAAGTAGTGCCGCCCCAGCATGCTGCCGCTCTGCGTGCACATCCAGCTCACGCTCTTATCGTGTCCCGTGCTCACCACCCACTGACTCTCCAGGGAGAACACCATGTCGGACACGCGGTTCTGATGGgctgcaaaacacacacacacacacacacacggcattaTTGTAGAGCTGCAAAGATGAGAACTGTTTGTGCATACGTCATGTTTCATGCTATCAGGTCagaaaatgcagttttttaGCCTCTCAAATAcagatttcctgcttttttccgtttaacatcatttaaaaagaaaatatcgTGGAATGTTCCCTCGTTTCGTCGTTTAGGTTTTACTcaacttttttttgttgaaaagtCATTTTTAATGCTTTTTTTCCAGCTTAATTACCTTTTTATAAGTTTATACTGTACGAACACCTCTGGTGAAATCAATATGTTAATTGGTGCTCTTGCACGATCCTTTTTGGAGACAACTCGCTAATACCATATCGTTAATCAAGCCTGAGATTGTCTTCGATCACAGTAGCTCCATTTGCAACATCTCAAATATGGATATAGCCTGTTTGATCAAATAAAAGTCAATCTTTGTGGACGTTCAAAGACATCTACTTGGACTTTGAGAGACTGGCATGGACGTCTTCATGATTTTCTAGCATTTTATAGAACAAACAATTCATGGAGTTATCTAGAAAAGAATCTGCAGATTAATCCATAATAGAAAAAATCATTAATCGCAGCCTTCATTTAATGTTTAAAGGTCccgtggccatttctactgatcataattccagtgttgaggtcgactagaataaatgtatattgtgcaatgttccaaactcacattggtttctcacagcatctctgtatcgtgtgtgtattcactctctgtcctacacggcttgttggagtgtagagacactacattctgatatccaccggaacatcagcaggagaggactctttaaagtagagacactacatactgatatatacctgaacatcagcaggagaggactctttaaagtagagacactacatactgatatacacctgaacatcagcaggagaggactctttaaagtagagacactacatactgatatacacctgaacatcagcaggagaggactctttaaagtagagacactacatactgatatacacctgaacatcagcaggagaggactctttaaagtagagacactacatactgatatacacctgaacatcagcaggagaggactctttaaagtagagacactacatactgatatacacctgaacatcagcaggagaggactctttaaagtagagacactacattctgatatacacctgaacatcagcaggagaggactctttaaagtagagacactacatactgatatacacctgaacatcagcaggagaggactctttaaagtagagacactacattctgatatacacctgaacatcagcaggagaggactctttaaagtagagacactacatactgatatacacctgaacatcagcaggagaggactctttaaagtagagacactacattctgatatacacctgaacatcagcaggagaggactctttaaagtagagacactacatactgatataccccTGAACATGATCTCTTTAAACCTCGAGCAGAGAACTGCAGGATATTGAAAGTAACTAACTTAGCAATATTTATTTTCCACAATAATGCAAGCTGAACTTTGCAGAAGTGAGTAAAAATGTATGCGCAAGAAATCTAAAATAATTCAACTTGGTGCAACAATTCAGCTTAAAATGTCTGTTGGGTTTGAATATTTAACTCAATGTAAAcgtcaaaaacatttaaaacaatgtcAAAGCGATTCCAAAGGGAACATTTAAATGGAAAATTGCTGCACAGTGTGACAAATAACTTCATCTGGAGACGGACCGTACCCCGTGACATGTATCTGATTAATGCTATTTTTAGGAATCCACTTGTTATGACTCCCTGTACAAAGCATCGCTTATACAGTAAGAAGAGCTAGACACTTGAGTCATTCCTTTTTTCGGCGAGAGTACAAGACAGGGAGAATAATTATAAGAGCTGAGGCAAAAATACACCCTCGGGACATTTCTGTGCTACGTGTACTTTCTACTCCACTCGGTGCTACTTTGAATTAATGAGAAAGTTCTTTGGATATCATTTCCACTCGCTTTTTTAGCTGCGTAATAACCAAACCACGACCATCTCGTAGTCCATGTTCTCCTTATTCTCGTGCTTCTTTGCTGAAGGATATGTTCTCCTGCCATTAAGTTAGACACCAACCGGCTCTTAAGAAACTTTTCAAGGGGAAACGCAACCTAAAAATATCCATCTTTTAGCACTGCCTCTGAAAAACACCGTTTCTTTGTAGATCTTATTTGCATATTAGTTTTCTGTTCTGCACAATGATTATATTAAACTAATCCTCTACTTCTTTGCATTtcaataaagaaaatacagcacATGTTTCTAATGTAAACAGTATCCGATGTTTACATTTGAGTAGTAGGTCGTGTATTCTTACTTATTTCATACAGTTATTACTCAATGGATATATGACTTTTATTGTTGATCTGAAAATATTTACCGATAATTTTctatattaaataataataagtgtATTTCTGCTCTTGTAACCGGCTGCTTTAACACAATACGTTCATCTATCCATCCAGTGCAGTATTGCTATAGTTGAAAAATGTTCCTAAATTctttactttgttcttctaatATTAATATACAACTATACCGAAACTTTAAGCTGTTTTTAAGCATTGGCTTAAGGGCTGCTAaaactaatacaaagtcaatACTCCCTCGTCTgcagcgtgcgtgcgtgcgtgcgtgcgtgtgtgtgtgtgtgaatcatCTGATTAATCTTCTCAATGGAAACTATCTATTATTTACGATTGGACAACACAACAGAAAACGGGACTCTGTAAATATCAAGTCTTAAGGGTCTCAAGACTTTGAACAATTAGTTTAAGGCATTTTAATCCCAATTAATACATTATCAATACCTCTTAGCGCTTGCTGAAGATCTGAGTAAACCTATCCTAGAGTCCAAATTGCAGCGTTTAGATGTTgcgatttattttttatttaagtacAAAAAGCAGCAAAATCTCGTATTTGAGAAGCGGGAGCAAGAGCTGTCTTTCCGAACAGCATCATTTCCCTCATTCAGCAGGAAAACGGCTGAACATATGAATCAATTATTTtcacctttttaccaaggctttccccactgtatagttagtttaataggtttatttttccgctacttcccccccccccacccccttaacctgtctgcctttttttccccctactccccccccccctacccgacttgtaaagcgaccttggatttcctgaaaggcgctataaaaatattatatattattattattattaattatcacAATAAGTCTAGCATACACAGTATAAGCACACTCCTGGAACTCTGCCACATCTTGCTTGATGCTCAACGACTCGACAGTCGTCGTGTGTGTCTCTCACCGGGATATGTTTTGACGTGGCTCATCTTGTTGAAGTCTTCAGAGATGAGAAACTCCTGGAGGGCAAGAAAAACAAACGGAAAATCAAATAACTCTCCTGCACCCACGGGCGTCTGAAGGAGTCTACGTTATGATACCTCGGCCTTTTTAAAACCAGAAACTCAGGTTTTAGTTTATACACAAAACGAGAGTTTGAACAACTCCCAGTTAGAAACATCgttagagagggagagagagacacacagagagagagagagagagggagagagacacacagagagagagagagagagagagagagacacacacagagagagagagagagagagagagagagacacacagagagagagagagagagagagacacacacagagagagagagagagagagagagagacacacacagagagagagagagagagagagagagagagagagagagaggttgttgtgtttaatattcaggagaatatttctcattgttcaaatgataataaacaaacaatagcatgaagcatatttgtccactctcTCATATGTTGacaagagtattaaaaacttcctctacggtacatttagaacagattcatttacgattaatcgcgattaaatactTTAATCGACTGACGGCCCTAATTATTATTACTATCTGTCCAGGGCCTCAGGTCACACGCAGCCTCTTACAGAATGCTTGTTAATGTGCACCGCCTCTACATAAATGACCTGAACAGTGAGAATATGTAACCATCACATTTGAGTTCTCTCACCACAATTGCCCCGTTGTCCTGGCCGATGAAGATGCGCCGGCTGTCATGGTGGTAGGACATGCAGGAGCACGGGGctagaggagggaggagggaaagGAGGCATGAGCCGGACAGAGAGGCGC
It encodes:
- the LOC117457072 gene encoding WD repeat and FYVE domain-containing protein 1-like gives rise to the protein MAAEIHSRPQTARPVLLNKIEGHSDTVNSAVLIPKEDGVITVSEDRTIRVWLKRDSGQYWPSIFHTVSSPCSCMSYHHDSRRIFIGQDNGAIVEFLISEDFNKMSHVKTYPAHQNRVSDMVFSLESQWVVSTGHDKSVSWMCTQSGSMLGRHYFTAWASCLQYDHETQHAFIGDFSGTITLLKLETQTYSTITTLKGHEDFEGIRKYYASYAWVRTAFTPAMNRSRVH